Sequence from the Oncorhynchus kisutch isolate 150728-3 linkage group LG12, Okis_V2, whole genome shotgun sequence genome:
TGACATGAGTAAAGTAAAATGGTAGGAGTGCATGTTCAAAATAAAAGGCTAATTCAACATCGCTTCAGACACATGGGACTCATACATATGAGCCGAATTGCTTCACAGCTGTAATACGAGCTCATGTATAAATGCGGTCGTTCCCATAAACCAAAAAATACTATATATTTTAAAGACCATCTTTAAGCCGAGTGTCTATTTTACACAGTGTTTTTGGAAATGTGCGTCATTCAATACTTTCAATTCCCGCATTATGACAATGATCACTAGCCTAAAACGACCCATTTAGAGGTCGACTTTGGGAACGAAATGCGGTCCAACTCTGCCTATTTCTCAACTTCCAAACAGAAAATGAGCTGTGCCTTTGGTGGTTCATTGATGTGTTTTTCTGGTTATGCGTGCCGCGCCGCGACCAACGTTGCTAGTTCGTTAGCTACGCTAGCCAATGCAGCTAGCCAGGAACTCCTCCAGTACACGTGGACGTCATTTCACATGATTTGTTTTTGGCCAGAAACTGTAGAGCTCAGAAAGAAATGCTACTTCTGTAGTGAAATGTCTTATTCAAATTGTTTGATTTTTTTAAAGAATTAAATAACCTGGTAAGACAGTGCATTGATCAGTTATACAGTTTTAAAGCTGTTATTTCTGCCCAAAGTCGACCTTTAACATTTTGATAACAGCAATGTCAAATGCTTTGGCAGTAGTTGGTGTTCTCTTTGCTTATGTGGCAAGTTGAGAAACATTCAAGTGAAGTGGCTGGATCCCAAACTGATAACTCAACCCGTTCCCTAAACTCTTGTTGACTTCCCTTAGTGGGTCTGTGACAACTGGACATGTAAAAGCAGGTGGAGGTGGGCACCAGCCCAGCACTACCACATCTGATTCTACTAGACTAATCATCAAGacctgaatcaggtgtgttagtgcttgGCTGGAACAAAGACCTACACACCCTGTAGCTCTTCAAAATGACCACTAAGCTCACCCCCATTCAGACCTCAAAGGAATGAGTCAACGAGGGTATAAGGGGAAGGGAGCGAGTGCACAGTATGGGGTTTGGGACCCAGACTGTGAGAAACACAGGGCCTCCTGAGGACGGCCGCGTTCCAGACAGACTAGCAGTCGTCTTCCAGATGTCACAATGCCTGGATAGGTGTTAAACATATCCGCTAACCACATCGTATGATACAGCAACCAGCGCCCAACTGTCGATGACGTGGCAATCAGCCATTGGTGGATGCGCGCGGCACGACTGCAAAGTAGTCGGCCTGGAACGCGGCCAAAAGCTCGGACTCCTCCTGACTCCGCCTACTCCAGTTCATCTCCGGTTACCCTTCTGCTTCTTGTTCCGGCCCGGCGTGCGGATTGGCTGCGTGGCGCCGTTGTCGGTGGGCGGGGCGGTTGGCGGGAGATGGAACGAGGTCTGGGAGAGAAGGTCCGactcgctctctcctccccctgagGACTTGGCGAACGACCCGGGGAGAGAGAACttgagaggactgaggagagagaagaagaacaaTAATAGAAAGAAATGAGGAGAGACATTAGATAAGGGAAATACATATCAATCTGTTGGTGGGGTTCagagtggtgtgtgtatatatatatatatatatatatatatatatacatacacacacacacacacacacacacatatatatatatatatatatataaatactttAAAATAAAAAAGGTGCCATTCTGTACTGTCatctcatatgaaacatttgaacTCAAATCTaaaaatgctggagtataaagCCAAATGAAAAgatttagcttcactgtccaaataaatacttaGGGTAGTGTGTATGCATGAACatgcattatatatatatataaaatatggaACGAGGTCTGGGAGAGGAGGTCCGACTATCTATATATTCCAGCATTTttagatttgagatcaaatgtttcataagaggcgacagtacagaatgcCACCttttattttaaagtattttcatacatatgttTTACCGTTAAGAAATTAAAGCACTTTGTGGATCTCGTCTCCCTCTTTTGAAGGTCTCAtatgtatttggacaaattcacttagtgtattaaagtagtcaaaagtgtagtatttggtcccataatgCTAGCACACATGATTACATTATGTGTGTAACTCTAAAAACCTTTTGGATGCAATTGTAGTTTGGTTtcttttcagattattttgtgccttACAGAAATTAATTTTAAATAACTGTCATTTGAGTCACATTTATTGTAAacaagaatataatatgtttctgaacacgtCTACATTAATATGAACGCCatcatgattatggataatcacaAATTATGACTGAGAAAGTTAGGCATAAATATCCCACCCCCAAAAGtgttaacctctcaccattaccaataacaggggaggttaatCATGTTATGGggatatagtgccttcagaaagtattcacacacccctACAGCCCGAattgaaaatgtattatattgagattgtgttactggcctacagacaatgccccataatgtcaaagtggaattatttttggacaattttttaaatgaattgaaAATGAAAAAAGGCACTCAAGTAAAACTTCAAAAAATgttgcaaagaaatgaactttatgtcctgaatgcaaagcgttatgtttggggctaaTCCAAGACAACACATGACTGAGTAACACTTTCCAtattgtcaaacatggtggtggctgcctcatgttatgggtatgcttgtcatcggcaaggactagggaattcagggggataaaaaaaaaaaatcctagatgaaaaccaGGTTCAGTTTGATTTTcagactgggagacaaattcacttttcaacaggacaattacctaaaacacaaggacaaatatacactggagttgcttaccaagatgacattgaacgTTCCCAAGTGGCCTGGTTACAATTttcacttaaatctacttgaaaatctattgcaagactgggaaaatgtctgtctagcaatgatcaacaaccaacttgaagcTTGTATTTATAGAATAATTTAATTCAGGCtgcaaaaacaaaatgtggaataagtcgaggggtaagaatactttctgaaggcactgtatgatctTTGTGCTAGAGATATGGGACCAAACACTAAAATGTTGACTACTTTAACAcactaagtgaatttgtccaaatacttatgacacaTTCAAATGGGGAGACTAaacggtaaaacagatatgtgaaaataccctcaaatttaaaaaagaaagtaAATTTCTGTACTGccgcctcatatgaaacatttgatctcaaatccaaaatgctggagtagaGCCAAATTAAAGTATTTAGCTTCAGTCAAAACAAATCCGAAGGTGAGTGTATGTccgtgcatacgtgtgtgtgtcacctgatGGGGGTGCGTGGACTGCTGTTGTGTCTGCGCACGGGACGTGTCCGCGGCTCAAAGGAGAAGCCCTCCTTCAGACTCTCCAACACAGAGGGAGCCACATAGGTAAAACCCTGACAGACAACATCCATTAATGAATTAATTATATAGGATGACTAGTCATTCCAGCAACACTTTCACTCCTCTATGTTGGTTTGGGAAAGACCAGAATAAGGGGTGTTTTGTTAAAGGTGAGAACAGGGTTGCGTTCAATAATACTCGCAACTGAAACAGTTTTAAAACTAAAAACAACCTTTTATTGGACGAGTCCCCATTTGTAAATTTTGTTCCGTTTCATGCCAAATGAACATGACCCATGTGTGAAGTTGAGAAGAAAGCGTGAACCCAtgacagagagaggtgaaaggAGGAAAATTACTGAAGGAAAAGATGAAGGGAgcaaaaggagagagatggagcggtgACAAAGGAGGTCATcgtggtcccgtgtggctcagttggtagagcgtggtgcttgcaatgccagggttctgggttcaaatcccatgTGGGACTAGtactgaaaatgtatgcactcactactgtaagttactctggataagagcatctgttaaaGGACTAAAATGTAACAGTCTCACAGCGAAGGCGTGTTCGTGCTGGTGGCTGATTGTAGAGTCGTCAGGACTGTCCACCGGAGTCTGCTTGGTGAACCTCGTGTCAAACTGACTCACGTCCTCATCCGACTGCTACAGGGGGTGaagcgagaggggggagaaaaggggaagtggttgaatagagagagaaaaaatgcgGGGATGagtacgtttacatgcacaccaataaTTAGATCTtcaactgattatggcagtaggccgAGCACAGCAATAGTCATGTGAACActttactctgcttatcttaatctGCGTgaggtcaaaatcaaagtaagcatacgccgattaaaacacctggttttctgagcaaatCCTTTGAATTATTAGGACGTGTAAAACAGCTCAATTGGCGTTCCAGCAGCGCAAGCCTCCGTCTAATGTGCGAGTGAAGAGAGTTCGGAAAAACAAAAACGTATGCaatcttagaaattgttttcACGTAAACGTTATATGTCCCGAACTTAGAATTGATAAGGCTTCCCAAAAAGAACATGGTCGctgtggtagaacgtttattttgattgACGATTTTCTGCATTCCTCAAAAAGTCCCATCAGTCCCATTTCTGATTTCCATGTAAGCTGGATTATTATGGAAAATCGCATGTAAACGTTTTAAACCAACTATTATATTCACCTGACTATCCCCAATAATCATATTATTGTGCGCATGTAACCGTACTCAGAGGGATGGAGAAACTGTACTCAGTGGTATGCCCCAGTTTCAAACTTTACAGGTATGTCCtcaattatatatttatattaaaaaaaagaCCGAGCACAGATTTGACATTTTAGCTATCGAATACAAAAGGGACTGTTGGGTGAGTGACAGTAGTATAGTGGTCGTACCAGGCATGGCTTGTAGGGCGGCTCACACCTCTTACTCAGCAGGTCGTCCCAGTTGATGTGTCTGAAGAAGGGATGCTTCTGTAAAACCAGCAGAAAAAAAAAACCTGCAGCACTTAGAATCTATCCCTGTACAACGCAGATACAAGCTCATGAACTATTGGATTTTGTTCAATTTGCTATCAGTATAAGAACTGATCATAAAGCAGGGTTAGGGTACATTTAATTTCAGTCAATTCAAGGAGGTAGACATTTCTGTTCACTTCCTGAATAGACCCCAAGCCTATTACAAAGGTTGATGATGTCAATAGAAAACAAAAATAGGGAGACGTGCGTCTATCACCTGTATGTCTTTACAGTCTGCCGCACTGGAGCCTAGCCTCTGAAGAGGACTCTTCTTCAGCAGCTACACACAGGGACAAAAGAGATGATTAtacatttcacttgctttggcaacgtaaacATGTTCCCCTGCCAACGAAGCCCTTTGAATTAAATTGAACAGAGAGATGAAGAAAAACAGATGaggcgagagaggagagacagaacaagaGAGAGTAAGGCagtgggcgagagagagaaagtgacctCTAGACTTAGAGGAGGATGAATGTTCTTCAACCTAACGAGATGGGGAGGTGTGGGCGCCTCTACCTTTTTGATCATGTCTCGGGCGTCCAGTGTGAGGTAGGGCGGTAGGTTGAGTTTACACTTCAAGATCTTATCAATGGTCTTCTTCCTGTTCTCAGCAGTGAACGGAGGCTACGGGGACAGGCGGGAAGACCAGAGGTTTGAGTCAAACGTCTTTCAAATGGTACCTGATTGGTTTAGAAAGAAGCATCAAAAGTTcccaattccccccccccccccccatctttcaTGCAGgtgctctccctccccctctctgtctgtctgtctctcaccgaGCCCGTCATCATGTCATACATCAGGGCACCAAGACTCCACCAGTCCACCGCCCGGTTGTGCCCTGTACGCGTCAGAATCTCTGGAGCCCTGAGAGGAAGAGGTCGAGAAAATGTAAGAAAGAGCGAGGGGCTAGAGAGCGCAGGGAAGAGACTTAAGTAGAAGAGTCATAAGAATTGGCTGTGATTCGATTCTCAATCTTCTCCTATAAGTGTGAACTGTTCACTCCCCTTCCTGGATTGAAAGAGAATACAAAATGCGACAGATTTTTATGCAAATATCCTAAAATCTGCAAATTTTCCCCACCAAACAGACTTGGTgcggataaaaaaaataaaaaaaaaatcagtgtgtgatgacgtagtgcacgcAAAAAGTTATTTTTCGCTTAAGTTTTCACGTACGAAACCAAAATCTAAAATTCTGTTTCCATAGCATTATCAACTCTACTGACAATTTGGTCACAAAAACCGTTttgcgttaaatagcaaatgtgcctacgcCGGTCTTAGCACGTGTGCTCAGATAGGCCTACAGCacaggtaggctagtctacatgatgagattctATTATGGATaagaatatttttatttgtcaagcatcgatcatcatgtcaccagaatcagACTCTTTTATTGGAAAAGAGCATCAAGATCAATGTGACCTTTCAACCCCCTGTGAAGTTTATCATAAGtcatttcatctgtagcctaataaattgAATGGTTTTCCCCAGTCGAAGTGGGATGACCACACGCCATATCATCCTGTGACTCAAGTTTACctcaatatgatggttattatatcaatatgtGCGCATAAAGGAGTTTCCACCTCCATTTCTAGTATAATTCATTTTGCAGACACAAAAAGATGTCGATTCAACAAATTATCTGTCAGCATTACTGACTAGCTACCCCCCTTTCCCCATTTATAAAATGGTACCATCATAAcggtttttaaatgtttaaatatacgctattactttactcgcataaaaacagTTAGTGTAAGGAATATGGTGGAAATGGCACACTAGGCCATGCAGCCCATGGACAAATGTAACGTTTTTAAATCCACACTTGACTTCAGGAAGGAGGGGAAGAATTGTACTAGAACTAGTTAGGTGAACTAAGACCTATCTGAACTATGACTACTACAGCGACCCGTAGTGCAGCCTCAGAGAGCAAtagcacagatagaacaatgagacagatattt
This genomic interval carries:
- the LOC109901087 gene encoding ribosomal protein S6 kinase beta-2-like isoform X2, producing MPRETNIRTATRTRARMAGVFDIDLESEDLSDAEDDVCDFTVAETDLVQTEEIELTSAVVNRDSERIGPDSFELLSVLGKGGYGKVFQVRKVQGAQTGKIFAMKVLKKAKIVCNAKDTAHTRAEREILETVRHPFIVDLLYAFQTGGKLYLILECLSGGELFMQLEKEGIFMEDTACFYLGEIVLALGHLHSNGIIYRDLKPENIMLNHQGHIKLTDFGLCKESIHDGAVTHTFCGTIEYMAPEILTRTGHNRAVDWWSLGALMYDMMTGSPPFTAENRKKTIDKILKCKLNLPPYLTLDARDMIKKLLKKSPLQRLGSSAADCKDIQKHPFFRHINWDDLLSKRCEPPYKPCLQSDEDVSQFDTRFTKQTPVDSPDDSTISHQHEHAFAGFTYVAPSVLESLKEGFSFEPRTRPVRRHNSSPRTPISPLKFSLPGSFAKSSGGGESESDLLSQTSFHLPPTAPPTDNGATQPIRTPGRNKKQKGNRR
- the LOC109901087 gene encoding ribosomal protein S6 kinase beta-2-like isoform X1; translated protein: MAGVFDIDLESEDLSDAEDDVCDFTVAETDLVQTEEIELTSAVVNRDSERIGPDSFELLSVLGKGGYGKVFQVRKVQGAQTGKIFAMKVLKKAKIVCNAKDTAHTRAEREILETVRHPFIVDLLYAFQTGGKLYLILECLSGGELFMQLEKEGIFMEDTACFYLGEIVLALGHLHSNGIIYRDLKPENIMLNHQGHIKLTDFGLCKESIHDGAVTHTFCGTIEYMAPEILTRTGHNRAVDWWSLGALMYDMMTGSPPFTAENRKKTIDKILKCKLNLPPYLTLDARDMIKKLLKKSPLQRLGSSAADCKDIQKHPFFRHINWDDLLSKRCEPPYKPCLQSDEDVSQFDTRFTKQTPVDSPDDSTISHQHEHAFAGFTYVAPSVLESLKEGFSFEPRTRPVRRHNSSPRTPISPLKFSLPGSFAKSSGGGESESDLLSQTSFHLPPTAPPTDNGATQPIRTPGRNKKQKGNRR